From Halorientalis litorea:
ACGACGACCACCGGCGAGCGAGTGGCCAGCGACGTGGTGGTCGTCACCGTTCTCCGGGCGGCGGTCCCGTTCGTCGAGGGGATGCTGACGGCACTCCCGGACGCGAGACAGGGGATGCTGAGCGCGAGTCGGGACGAGACGGCGGGCATGGACGGCGGCACCTTCCCCATCGACGTGGCGTACGAGAACCTCCCAGCCATCGGCCCGACAGACACCGTCGTCGTCGCCGACCCGATGCTCGCCACGGGGTCGACGATGTGTGCCGCGCTGGAGCGGGTCCACGCGGCCGGCGACCCGGCCCGGGTGCTCGCCCTCGCCGCGGTCAGCGCGCCCGAAGGCGTCGCCCGCGTCACCGACGAGTTCCCCGAGACGGACGTGGTGACCGCCGCCGTAGACGACGGATTGAATAGTGAGGGGTTCATCGTCCCTGGCCTCGGCGACGCGGGCGACCGTGCGTTCCGAACGACCTGACAGGTCCGATGCGGTGACCCGTCGACAGCCCGTGACGACGGCGGCCGTATCGACGCCCGTTGTACCCCTCCGCTTCGGCTGGAAATACGCCTGACAGCGACCGCTCCGCATCTCCATCGGAACCCGTGATATCTCGTGTCACAGTTCGAGACAACGAAGAAACACGTCAGTCGTCGAACTCGCCGTCGATGCGCGCCCGCCCGCTGGTCGCGCTTCGGATGCGGTCCCGCAACGCGGGAGCCTCGGCGACGGGGACGCGCACGTCGAAGGTCACCTCTGCCTCGTACGTCGCCTCGAACGCGACGCCCGCCGATTCGAGGAGGCCACGAACCGTCCCGGAGTCGTCGTACTCGACGACGACAGTGAAGCGTTCGTGTGGCCGTTCGGTGACGATACCGGCGTCCTCGACGGCCAGTTTGACCGCCTTCGAGTACGCCCGTGCCAACCCGCCGACGCCCAGTTTCGTTCCGCCGTAGTACCGCGTGACGACGACGGCCACGTTCTGTAGCTCCTCGCCCTGCAGGACGTTGAGTGCTGGTTTCCCGGCCGACCCGGAGGGCTCGTCGGCGTCGCTCGACCACTCCCGGAGTGGGTCGGCCCGGACACGGTAGGCCGGGACGTTGTGCGTCGCGTCGGTGTAGGCGTCGCGCACCTCGTCGACGAACGCCTCGGCGGCGGCCACGTCCGTGACCGGTGCGGCGTGGCCGAGAAACTCCGACCCCTGTACCGTGAAGTCGGCTTCCCCGCGGCCGGCGAGGGTGCGATAGGTGTCGGTCATTCCGGTTCGCGTCCCCCCCACACGCGCTTGTCGGGTATCTCGACCGCCACGTCGTCGGTCAGAACCACCTGACAGGCGAGGCGTGGGTAGCCAAAGCGGGCGGCGAGTCGGTCGTGCCAGTGGTCGGGCGGGTGCTCGCCGGCACCGTCGTGGACCCGGACGCCACAGGTCGCACAGAGCCCGCGCCCGCCGCAGTTCAGCGACGCCGTGTAGCGGGTGTACGGCGAGAACCCGGCGTCGAGGAGCACGTCCCGGAGTATCGCCCCTGTCGGGGCCGTCAGGGTGGTCTCGTCGTCGCCGTCGCGGACGGTGACGGTCACGGTGTCGTCGGTGGCTGTGTCGTCGGGAGTCACTTGAGTTCTATCTTGCGCACGTACGGCAGTTCGCGAATCTCGTTGAGGAGGTCACCCGGCAGTGCGCGGTCGGTAATGATGTAGAGTTTGGGGTCGACGGCGAACTCGGGGTCCTCGCTGACGGTCTGGCGCATCGAGATGCCGCGGTCGGCGATGAGACCGGTGATGTCCGCGACGATACCCGGTCGCTCGGTGTCGGTCACGTCGACGGTCAGGACGTGCAAGTCGAGCACCGGCGCGAGGTCCATCAGACTCGGAATCTGGGAGATGTTCTGGAAGATGCGGCGCAGTTCCTCGTCGGCGAGGATTGTGTCGGTGGTCGAATCCACCACCCGGCGGTCCACGCCGATTTCCCGGGCGATACCCGTGTTGGGTATCTCGATGCCGCCCGAGACGACGCGGCCCTCGTCGTTGACCGAGAACCCGCGTTCGAGGAGCAGACGGATGACCGCCTGCTGTGAGGGGCTTCCCTCGAACTTCTCGATTATCTCGTCGAACATGCCCCGACGGACGGTTGGCTCCGGTTTAGGGGTTCGGGGCTTCGGGTCGCCGCCCCGTCCCGGGCGGCGTCCGGCGGCCGACTGCGGCGACGACCACGCCGGCGAAGATGAGGACGGCCGTGGCGAGGTGAGCGGTGACGACGGCGGGTTGTAGACGCGCCGTCACGGTGAGGCCGCCGAGCAGGACCTGCACGGGAAGCAGTCCCGCCGCGGCGAGTGCGGCCCGCTCCGGCCACCCGGACTCGCCGGTCAGCCACGCGCCGACGCCCGTAGCGGCGACGAGGAGGCCGGTGAGTGCGGCGAGCGTCCGGTGCAGCCACTCGGCGAACACCTGCGCCGGCGAGAACGGGGCGTCGGCCATCACCGCCGGGTGGAGGAACGGGACCCACGTGCCGTAACAGGTCGGCCAGTCGGGGCAGGCCAACCCGGCACCGATGGCTTTCGTGTACGCCCCGACGCACATCAAGAGGAACGTACTACCGGCAGTGACGGCCGCGAGACGGCGGAAACGGGCGGTGTTCACGGCCGACAGTCGAACGTGCCGTCGGCTTAAATTCCGTAGTACGTTTCTCGAACGTGGGAACGGGAGCGAGGTTTCTGTAGGGGGACCGTCTACCACCACCCATGCTCGGGTCGCTCCCGGACGGCGGCGTCGCCACGCTCGCGCTCTTCGGGACTATCGGCTTCCTCGGGAGCGGCCACTGCGTGGGGATGTGCGGACCGCTCGTCTCGCTGTACGCCGACCGGATGCCCGACGGACGCGGCCGGGTCCTCGGCCAGCACGCGCTGTTCAACCTCGGGCGGACGGCGAGTTACACCGTCCTCGGCGGCCTGTTCGGCCTGTTCGGTGGCCTCGTGGCCGGTGCGGCCGGGTACCTCCCCGGGCCGTTCGGCGCGGTCCGTGGCCTCGTCGGCGTCACCGTCGGCATCGTCGTCGTGGCGTCGGGCCTCGCCCACCTCGCCGGTACGTCGAACCCGCTCCTGTCGGGCACGGCACGGAGCCTGTGGGCACCGCTAGGACGGGTGAGCCGTGCGGTGCGACGACGCGTCGACAGGCGTCTCGGCGGGCCACAGACGGCGGTGCTGGGGGCACTCCACGGGCTGTTTCCCTGTCCGCTGCTGTATCCGGCGTACCTCTACGCGTTCGCGCTCGGTGACCCGCTGGCCGGGGCCGCGGTCCTCGCGGCGTTGGGGCTGGGGACGCTGCCCGCACTGCTCGTGTTCGGCGTGGTAATCGACTCGGTTCAGTTGGGTCGCCTCGGGACGCGTGCGGTCGGTGCCGCGTTCGTCCTCCTCGGCGTCGGGACGCTGCTCGGCGGGTTGGTGGCACTCGGCCTCCCCGTCCCCCAGCCAGCGAGGCTCTCGCTCCCCGCACCGGGGGCAGGGTTGCCGGTACTGGTCGCGGTTCCGGTCGCCGTGGTCGGGTCGCTGCTGTTGCTCGGGGTGAGCCTGACGGTGCTAGTCCGGCGGCGGTCGCTGGCGTATCTGCTGGTCACGCTCGCCTTCCTCGCGTTCGCGGCGCAGGTGTTGGCCGGCCGGTTGGGTGCCGTTTCGGTCATCCGCCCGGGCCTCGAACAGCAGGTCGACCTGCTGGCCGACGCGGCTATCGTCGTCCTGCTCGCGGCGGCCGTCCACACCGTCACGCGCCGCACCGGCGCGTCGAACGACGGGGGGATGGAGCGTGACTGAATCGCGCGCCGTCGTCGAGCAGTACGTGCGCGAGCATCCGGGGAGTCACTTCAGTGCCATCGTCGACGCGCTCGACCAAGCCACCGGACAGGTCCAACACCACGTCTCCCGGTTAGTGCGGGACGACCGACTCGAACGGGCGACCGTCTACGGCCAGACGCACTACTACCCGACGGGATACGACCAGTGGGAGAAGGAGACGCTCGCGCTGTTGCGCCGCGAGAGCGCGCGCGGTATCGTCGGGCGACTCCTCGACACGGACGGCCAGCACCCGGACGCGCTCGCGGACGACATCGGTGTGAGTCGGTCGACCGTCGAGTACCACCTCGACCGGCTGATAGCGTGTGGCGTGGTCGAGAAACGGCGGGACGAGACGGGGCGGGTCAGCGTCCACCTCGAACGACCGCACGAGACGGCACTCCTCCTCTCGGAGGTGGCACCGACCTACGCCGACCGGTTCGTCGACCGGTTCATGCAACTCGTGGACGGGTTCCTCGACGACGCGGCCTGACGGCGTGTCACGTTCGAGGAACGTACTACGGGGTTCTTGTCCGCCGACGTGGAATCGGCGCGTATGCAGGACGCATCGACGGAGTTCGACCGGCGTCGACTGCTCACGCTCGTCGGCACCGGCGTCACGATGGGGCTGGCCGGCTGTAACGGCGGCGACGGTGACGGCGGGACGGCCACCCCGGAGCCGACAGACACGGCGACGCCGACGACGGTGGCGGACGTTCCGGCGGCGTACGAGACGGCGACTGCCCTCGACGGCACGGAGCGTGACCCGTCCGCGGTGTCGACGAAAGAGGCGGTGCAGTATCAGACCGAATCGAACGACGGCGCGCAGTGTTCGGGGTGTCGGTTCTACATCCCCGACAAGAACGGTGACGGCGTCGGGGCCTGTGCCGTCGTCGAGGGAACCATCGACCCCAGCGGGTGGTGTGCGAGTTACGTCGCGTACGAGGGCGACGGGGGCGAGACGGAGACGGCGGCATCGGCCGCCGAAGCCGTCACCGTCCCCTCGGACGCGAACTGTCCGGTGTGTAACATGGTTCCGGCGGAGTACCCGGACTGGAACGCACAGGTGGTCCACGAGGACGGGGAGCGGGCGTTCTTCGACACCGCGGGGTGTATGGTCACCTACTACGCACTTCCCGACGAGTTCGCGGCCACCGACGCCCCCATCACCGGCGTGTGGGTGACCGACTTCGAGACGCGGGAGCGCGTCGACGGAACGACGGCACACTACGCGCTCGAAACCGACAGCGAGAGAGTCAACGACCCGATGCGGCGCAACCCGGCCCCGTTCGCCGACCGGGCCGACGCCGTGGCCTACGTCGACGCGGTCGACTACCTCACGACCGACGACATCGTGGGTCTCGACGCGTTCGACCGTGACCTCGCCGTGCAGTATCGCCGCCGGTTCGTCGAGGACGCCTGAGGACCGCGCGGCGGCGTAGCACTCCTCTTCACACAGTCCCCGTAGCGGCCTCGCCGTCTCGCCGTGGCGGTGCCGTCTTCGAGAAACGTACTACGGGGTTCTTCCCCGGCGAGTCGAACGCTCGGATATGGACCGAACACGACGGACGCTCCTGTCCTCGCTCGGCGCGAGCGCGGCAGTCGGACTGGCTGGCTGTACAGGGTTCATCGGCGGGTCGGCGTCGGACGGCAACACGTACCTCTCGGCGACGGAGTGGGAGGTGGACCCGAGCGCGCTCCCGTTCCCGACACACGGCGACCAGTTGCCGGAGGCGACACTCCCGGCCCCCCTCCGCGAGGCGGAGACGCTCTCGCTCCCCGGGGATTTCGCCGGCGGCGACCTCCTGTTGACGTTCGTCTACACCACGTGTATGACGATGTGTCCCCGGTTGACGGCCATCATGGCGCGGGTCCAAGACCACAGCATCGAGAACGGCTACGCCGACGACGTGGCGTTCGTCGAGACGACGTTCGACCCGGCCCGGGACGACGCGGCCGCGCTCAGGGAGTGGGCGACCCAACACGACGTGGCCACCGACGCCGGGAACTGGTACTTTCTCCGGCCCGAGAGCGAGGCACGGGCGAAGACGGTGGTGCAGGACCGCTACGGCGTGAGCTTCACCAAGACGACGCCCGAGGACATGGACGCGTACATGTTCGCCCACTCCGGTGTCATCCTGTTGGCGAACGCCGACGGTTACGTTGAGCGTGCGTACAAACTCCAGAGCGGGGACGAGGAGACCGTCCGCCCACAGGACGTTCGTGACGACCTGACGACGCTCCGCGAACGGGAGTCTTGACGGTGCCCGCCAGTGCGTTCACCTTCGCCCCACGGCTCGAACTCGCGGTGTTTGGACTGGTCGGGTTGCTCGGCGGGGCGCACTGTCTGGGGATGTGCGGCCCGCTGGTGACGGTGTACGCCGACCGAGTCGAGACTGGCGACCGACTCACGACGCGAGCAGTGCGCCAGCACTTC
This genomic window contains:
- a CDS encoding SCO family protein, with translation MDRTRRTLLSSLGASAAVGLAGCTGFIGGSASDGNTYLSATEWEVDPSALPFPTHGDQLPEATLPAPLREAETLSLPGDFAGGDLLLTFVYTTCMTMCPRLTAIMARVQDHSIENGYADDVAFVETTFDPARDDAAALREWATQHDVATDAGNWYFLRPESEARAKTVVQDRYGVSFTKTTPEDMDAYMFAHSGVILLANADGYVERAYKLQSGDEETVRPQDVRDDLTTLRERES
- a CDS encoding sulfite exporter TauE/SafE family protein, with translation MLGSLPDGGVATLALFGTIGFLGSGHCVGMCGPLVSLYADRMPDGRGRVLGQHALFNLGRTASYTVLGGLFGLFGGLVAGAAGYLPGPFGAVRGLVGVTVGIVVVASGLAHLAGTSNPLLSGTARSLWAPLGRVSRAVRRRVDRRLGGPQTAVLGALHGLFPCPLLYPAYLYAFALGDPLAGAAVLAALGLGTLPALLVFGVVIDSVQLGRLGTRAVGAAFVLLGVGTLLGGLVALGLPVPQPARLSLPAPGAGLPVLVAVPVAVVGSLLLLGVSLTVLVRRRSLAYLLVTLAFLAFAAQVLAGRLGAVSVIRPGLEQQVDLLADAAIVVLLAAAVHTVTRRTGASNDGGMERD
- a CDS encoding IMPACT family protein, with protein sequence MTDTYRTLAGRGEADFTVQGSEFLGHAAPVTDVAAAEAFVDEVRDAYTDATHNVPAYRVRADPLREWSSDADEPSGSAGKPALNVLQGEELQNVAVVVTRYYGGTKLGVGGLARAYSKAVKLAVEDAGIVTERPHERFTVVVEYDDSGTVRGLLESAGVAFEATYEAEVTFDVRVPVAEAPALRDRIRSATSGRARIDGEFDD
- a CDS encoding winged helix-turn-helix transcriptional regulator; the encoded protein is MTESRAVVEQYVREHPGSHFSAIVDALDQATGQVQHHVSRLVRDDRLERATVYGQTHYYPTGYDQWEKETLALLRRESARGIVGRLLDTDGQHPDALADDIGVSRSTVEYHLDRLIACGVVEKRRDETGRVSVHLERPHETALLLSEVAPTYADRFVDRFMQLVDGFLDDAA
- a CDS encoding nitrous oxide reductase accessory protein NosL, which encodes MQDASTEFDRRRLLTLVGTGVTMGLAGCNGGDGDGGTATPEPTDTATPTTVADVPAAYETATALDGTERDPSAVSTKEAVQYQTESNDGAQCSGCRFYIPDKNGDGVGACAVVEGTIDPSGWCASYVAYEGDGGETETAASAAEAVTVPSDANCPVCNMVPAEYPDWNAQVVHEDGERAFFDTAGCMVTYYALPDEFAATDAPITGVWVTDFETRERVDGTTAHYALETDSERVNDPMRRNPAPFADRADAVAYVDAVDYLTTDDIVGLDAFDRDLAVQYRRRFVEDA
- a CDS encoding amino acid-binding protein, whose amino-acid sequence is MFDEIIEKFEGSPSQQAVIRLLLERGFSVNDEGRVVSGGIEIPNTGIAREIGVDRRVVDSTTDTILADEELRRIFQNISQIPSLMDLAPVLDLHVLTVDVTDTERPGIVADITGLIADRGISMRQTVSEDPEFAVDPKLYIITDRALPGDLLNEIRELPYVRKIELK
- the upp gene encoding uracil phosphoribosyltransferase, producing MAIERHGDARVIRHALAQDALTTLRDVETDGVAFRDALVRLGRVCGGELADDVLGTETVEVETPLTTTTGERVASDVVVVTVLRAAVPFVEGMLTALPDARQGMLSASRDETAGMDGGTFPIDVAYENLPAIGPTDTVVVADPMLATGSTMCAALERVHAAGDPARVLALAAVSAPEGVARVTDEFPETDVVTAAVDDGLNSEGFIVPGLGDAGDRAFRTT
- a CDS encoding COX15/CtaA family protein yields the protein MNTARFRRLAAVTAGSTFLLMCVGAYTKAIGAGLACPDWPTCYGTWVPFLHPAVMADAPFSPAQVFAEWLHRTLAALTGLLVAATGVGAWLTGESGWPERAALAAAGLLPVQVLLGGLTVTARLQPAVVTAHLATAVLIFAGVVVAAVGRRTPPGTGRRPEAPNP
- a CDS encoding 2Fe-2S iron-sulfur cluster-binding protein, with the protein product MTPDDTATDDTVTVTVRDGDDETTLTAPTGAILRDVLLDAGFSPYTRYTASLNCGGRGLCATCGVRVHDGAGEHPPDHWHDRLAARFGYPRLACQVVLTDDVAVEIPDKRVWGGREPE